The Carnobacterium divergens genome includes a window with the following:
- the argS gene encoding arginine--tRNA ligase: MDYKLIIAETLQDQIGDTLTTEEIYTLLEKPKSVDHGDVAFPTFSLAKVFRKAPQQIATDLGEKISNPIIAKVEVVGPYLNFFLNKEIVSDTILKTVLEEGAHYGDQQIGHGESIPIDMSSPNIAKPISMGHLRSTVIGNSIAEIVRKVGFKPIKINHLGDWGTQFGKLIVAYKLWGSEEKVKAEPINELLRLYVKFHEVAETQPELDDEARAWFKKLEDNDEEAVALWTWFREESLTEFNHIYDMLGITFDSFNGEAFYNDKMEEVVSILEEKNILSVDRGATIVDLEKYNLNPALIRKSDGATLYITRDLAAALYRKRNYNFAKSLYVVGNEQSNHFKQLKAVLKEAGFDWAEDMHHIPFGLITQGGKKLSTRKGKIVLLEEVLNEAVASANEQISAKNPDLKDKEKVADQVGIGAVVFHDLKNDRLNNFDFTIEEVVRFEGETGPYVQYTRARAMSILRKANVDIDLTAPLALSDSYSWEVVKLLQEYPDTISRAYEKFEPSVIAKHAIHLAQAFNKYYANSKVLADDAEKPARLALVQAVATILKEDLRLLGVEAPDEM; the protein is encoded by the coding sequence ATGGATTACAAATTAATAATCGCTGAAACATTACAAGATCAAATTGGCGACACTTTAACAACTGAAGAAATTTATACCCTGTTAGAAAAACCAAAATCAGTGGATCATGGTGACGTTGCGTTCCCAACTTTTTCATTGGCCAAAGTTTTTCGTAAAGCACCACAACAAATTGCAACAGACTTAGGTGAAAAAATCAGCAATCCAATTATTGCTAAAGTAGAGGTTGTTGGACCTTACTTAAATTTCTTTTTAAATAAAGAAATCGTAAGTGACACTATTTTAAAAACAGTCCTTGAAGAAGGTGCTCACTACGGCGACCAACAAATTGGACATGGTGAAAGCATTCCAATCGATATGTCTTCTCCTAATATTGCAAAACCTATTTCAATGGGTCACTTGCGTTCAACAGTTATTGGGAATTCCATCGCTGAAATTGTACGCAAAGTTGGATTTAAACCCATTAAAATTAATCACCTTGGCGACTGGGGGACTCAATTTGGGAAATTAATTGTTGCCTACAAACTCTGGGGTTCTGAGGAAAAAGTTAAAGCTGAACCAATCAATGAATTATTGCGCTTATATGTAAAATTCCACGAAGTTGCTGAAACGCAACCTGAATTAGATGACGAAGCTCGTGCTTGGTTTAAAAAACTAGAGGACAATGATGAAGAAGCGGTTGCATTGTGGACTTGGTTTAGAGAAGAATCTCTAACTGAATTCAATCACATCTATGATATGTTAGGTATTACATTCGATTCATTTAACGGAGAAGCTTTCTACAACGATAAAATGGAAGAAGTTGTCTCTATTTTAGAAGAAAAAAATATTTTAAGCGTTGATCGTGGCGCAACGATTGTAGATTTAGAAAAATACAACTTAAATCCTGCCTTAATTCGCAAGTCTGATGGTGCAACTCTTTACATCACTCGTGACCTTGCGGCTGCCCTTTATCGTAAACGCAATTACAACTTTGCCAAATCATTGTATGTAGTAGGAAATGAACAAAGCAATCATTTCAAACAATTAAAAGCTGTTTTAAAAGAAGCTGGCTTTGATTGGGCAGAAGATATGCACCACATTCCGTTTGGTTTAATCACGCAAGGTGGTAAAAAATTATCTACTCGTAAAGGGAAAATTGTTCTATTAGAAGAAGTATTAAACGAAGCTGTTGCTTCTGCTAACGAACAAATTTCTGCTAAAAACCCCGATTTAAAAGACAAAGAAAAAGTAGCTGATCAAGTTGGGATTGGCGCGGTTGTCTTCCATGATCTTAAAAATGATCGTTTAAACAACTTTGACTTTACGATTGAAGAAGTTGTACGTTTCGAGGGAGAAACAGGACCTTACGTTCAATACACTAGAGCTCGTGCAATGAGTATTTTACGCAAAGCTAATGTTGACATAGACTTAACTGCCCCACTTGCTTTATCAGATAGCTACAGCTGGGAAGTTGTAAAATTATTACAAGAATATCCAGACACCATTTCAAGAGCCTATGAAAAATTTGAACCATCTGTAATTGCTAAACACGCGATTCACTTGGCACAAGCCTTCAACAAATATTATGCAAATAGCAAAGTTCTTGCTGATGATGCTGAAAAACCAGCACGTTTAGCTTTAGTTCAAGCAGTTGCAACTATTTTAAAAGAAGATTTACGTTTGCTTGGCGTAGAAGCACCTGACGAAATGTAA
- the argR gene encoding arginine repressor → MKKSSRQMIIKQIINNHAISTQEELLHYLKEEGVEATQATISRDIKEMNLVKTNSANGNVKYTIFQHNKMSEEEKLEQTIGEVVIKLTRVEFMTIVMTIPGNAHVIAALLDAIDFPEMVGTVGGNDTVLIISKDQEDATKLYNYFSKWTSF, encoded by the coding sequence ATGAAAAAATCAAGCCGACAAATGATTATCAAACAAATTATTAACAACCATGCGATTTCAACACAAGAAGAATTGCTTCATTATTTAAAAGAAGAAGGTGTAGAAGCGACTCAAGCGACAATTTCAAGAGACATCAAAGAGATGAATTTAGTTAAAACCAACTCAGCAAATGGAAATGTTAAATACACAATTTTCCAACATAATAAAATGTCAGAAGAAGAAAAATTGGAGCAAACGATTGGAGAAGTGGTAATCAAATTAACAAGAGTTGAATTTATGACAATCGTTATGACCATCCCTGGAAATGCCCATGTGATTGCAGCATTATTAGATGCCATTGATTTTCCTGAGATGGTAGGAACCGTTGGCGGGAACGACACCGTTTTGATTATTTCAAAAGATCAAGAAGATGCTACGAAGTTATACAATTATTTCAGCAAATGGACTTCGTTTTAA
- a CDS encoding aldo/keto reductase — translation MEKALTQSVTLANGVKIPQLGLGVFLVKEENELIQAVMTAVLDGYRHVDTAMIYGNEQYVGEALKGLEIPREEIFITSKVWNYDHGYEETKAAFQASIDRLGVDYLDLYLIHWASPHYIETWKAMEELYNEGKIKAIGVSNFQIHHLEDLMAHSTITPMINQIETHPEFPQNELHDFMKQHGIVHEAWGPLGQGKNDLLNNPVLVKLGEKYNKTAAQIILRWHLERGVVVIPKSVTPHRIRENAAIFDFSLTKEDMAEIATLNTGTRYAKDPDDEAFLLESSIRPN, via the coding sequence ATGGAAAAAGCATTAACTCAAAGTGTGACACTTGCAAATGGTGTTAAGATTCCTCAGCTAGGCTTAGGAGTATTTCTTGTAAAAGAAGAAAATGAATTGATTCAAGCCGTGATGACGGCTGTTTTAGATGGTTATCGTCATGTAGATACAGCAATGATATATGGAAATGAACAATATGTTGGGGAGGCCTTAAAAGGCTTAGAAATTCCAAGAGAAGAAATTTTCATTACATCAAAAGTTTGGAATTACGACCATGGATATGAAGAAACAAAAGCAGCTTTTCAAGCGAGTATTGACCGATTAGGTGTAGATTATCTTGATTTATATTTAATTCATTGGGCGTCTCCTCATTACATTGAAACTTGGAAAGCAATGGAAGAGCTGTACAATGAAGGAAAAATTAAAGCAATCGGGGTTTCTAATTTCCAAATTCACCATCTTGAAGATTTGATGGCTCATTCAACGATCACGCCAATGATTAATCAAATTGAAACACACCCTGAGTTTCCGCAAAATGAACTACATGACTTTATGAAACAACACGGGATCGTCCATGAAGCATGGGGCCCGCTAGGTCAAGGGAAAAATGATTTATTAAACAATCCAGTCCTAGTAAAATTAGGAGAAAAATACAATAAAACAGCGGCACAAATTATTTTACGCTGGCACCTTGAACGCGGTGTTGTGGTGATTCCAAAATCAGTGACGCCACATCGTATTCGTGAAAATGCAGCTATTTTTGATTTCTCATTAACAAAAGAAGATATGGCAGAAATTGCTACATTAAATACCGGCACTCGTTATGCTAAAGATCCTGATGACGAAGCGTTCTTACTAGAATCATCTATTAGACCAAATTAA
- a CDS encoding phosphomannomutase/phosphoglucomutase, with translation MNESTIPVLTELQNGSDVRGGALETPNQVVTLTNDRIERIAYGFAFWLKEVKKLAVDDPHYPLRIAVGHDSRLSSERIKSALIEGLVNANFEVIDVGLATTPAMFMATQYIEYDCDAAIMITASHLPFQYNGLKFFTKDGGAEHEDIQFMLEHADWSYVYWGNMSGSVVPRYLLKDYAADLVDKIRQGINDPEHYNEPLKGRHIVVDAGNGAGGFFATAVLEPLGATTSGSQYLEPDGHFPNHVPNPDNKEAMKSIQTAVLTNRADLGIIFDTDVDRSAIVSSDGEPINRNNLIGLISAILIEENPGTTIVTNSATSEHLKTFIEALGGRQNRYITGYRNVINKGIALNKEGIPTSLAIETSGHAALKENYFLDDGAFLIAKLLIADAKLKKVGKTLSDLISNLKQPVETEEVRFKIEGEDVALIGANVLEDFRDFIRETPDLTIEPQNFEGVRVNTTGVFGKGWFILRLSLHEPLLVLTMENDELGAIARLREVLKTFFNGQSDLDASFL, from the coding sequence ATGAATGAATCAACAATTCCTGTATTAACCGAATTACAAAATGGTTCTGACGTAAGAGGGGGCGCTTTGGAGACCCCTAACCAAGTTGTTACATTAACGAATGATCGAATTGAGCGAATAGCCTATGGGTTTGCTTTTTGGCTAAAGGAAGTTAAAAAGTTAGCCGTGGATGACCCACATTATCCGCTACGAATTGCAGTGGGACACGACAGTCGCTTGTCTAGCGAACGAATTAAAAGCGCTTTAATTGAAGGGCTAGTTAATGCTAATTTTGAAGTTATTGATGTTGGACTGGCAACGACACCCGCCATGTTTATGGCAACTCAATATATTGAATATGATTGTGATGCAGCGATTATGATTACCGCAAGTCATTTGCCCTTTCAGTACAATGGATTGAAGTTTTTTACAAAGGATGGAGGAGCAGAGCACGAAGACATTCAGTTTATGTTAGAACACGCGGATTGGAGCTATGTCTATTGGGGAAATATGTCAGGCTCAGTAGTACCTCGTTATTTGTTAAAAGATTATGCAGCAGATTTAGTTGATAAAATTCGTCAAGGGATTAACGATCCAGAGCATTACAACGAACCTTTAAAAGGAAGACATATTGTTGTAGATGCAGGAAATGGCGCAGGTGGATTTTTTGCAACCGCTGTTTTAGAGCCGTTAGGGGCCACAACTTCTGGCAGCCAATATTTAGAACCAGATGGTCATTTTCCTAATCATGTGCCTAATCCAGATAACAAAGAAGCGATGAAGAGTATTCAAACCGCTGTTTTAACGAACCGTGCAGATTTAGGCATTATTTTTGATACAGATGTCGATCGTTCTGCAATCGTTTCCAGTGATGGCGAGCCAATCAATCGAAACAACTTAATTGGACTGATTTCAGCAATCTTAATTGAAGAAAACCCGGGAACGACGATTGTAACAAATTCAGCAACTTCAGAACATTTAAAAACGTTTATTGAAGCCTTAGGTGGCAGACAAAATCGTTATATCACAGGTTACCGTAATGTAATCAATAAAGGCATAGCCTTGAATAAAGAAGGCATTCCAACAAGTCTTGCGATTGAAACAAGTGGACATGCCGCCCTAAAAGAAAATTATTTTTTAGATGATGGGGCCTTTTTGATTGCGAAGTTATTAATAGCAGATGCAAAATTAAAAAAAGTTGGAAAAACGCTAAGTGATTTAATCAGCAATTTAAAACAACCTGTCGAGACTGAGGAAGTTCGCTTTAAAATTGAAGGCGAAGATGTTGCTTTAATTGGTGCGAATGTTCTGGAGGATTTTCGTGATTTTATTCGAGAAACGCCAGACTTAACAATAGAACCGCAAAATTTTGAAGGCGTCCGAGTGAACACGACTGGCGTTTTTGGCAAAGGTTGGTTTATTTTACGTCTCAGTTTGCATGAACCGCTACTTGTTTTGACAATGGAAAATGATGAACTGGGAGCTATTGCGAGATTAAGAGAAGTCTTAAAAACTTTTTTCAACGGTCAATCTGATTTAGATGCTTCTTTTTTGTAA